The following proteins are encoded in a genomic region of Lachnospiraceae bacterium KM106-2:
- a CDS encoding D-tyrosyl-tRNA(Tyr) deacylase has product MKLVIQRVTHASVTVENKCIGKIEKGLLVLVGIGHDDTKETVKKYVDKMIKLRIFADENDKTNLSLKDVNGSLLVVSQFTLYADCKKGNRPNFQNAAAPQIANELYEYFVALCKEENLSVETGEFGADMKIDLCNDGPFTIVLDNLL; this is encoded by the coding sequence ATGAAATTAGTAATTCAACGAGTAACACATGCTTCTGTTACAGTAGAAAATAAGTGTATCGGTAAAATAGAAAAAGGACTATTAGTTCTTGTTGGTATTGGACATGATGATACAAAAGAAACAGTAAAAAAATATGTAGATAAAATGATTAAACTGAGAATCTTTGCAGATGAAAATGACAAAACAAATCTTTCTCTTAAAGACGTAAATGGATCGTTATTAGTTGTATCCCAATTCACTCTCTATGCAGACTGCAAAAAGGGAAACCGACCTAACTTTCAAAATGCTGCCGCACCTCAAATTGCCAATGAGCTTTACGAGTATTTTGTTGCTCTTTGTAAAGAAGAAAACCTTTCTGTTGAAACTGGTGAGTTTGGTGCTGATATGAAAATTGATCTATGCAATGATGGACCATTTACAATTGTCTTAGATAACCTTTTGTAA